From one Bacteroidota bacterium genomic stretch:
- the trxA gene encoding thioredoxin — MALELTDQNFDELVLKSDKPVLVDFWAEWCGPCRMVGPFVEEIAKEYEGKAVVGKLNVDHNPNISMQFGIRNIPALLFFKGGQVVDKQVGAAPKSVLAGKLDAQM, encoded by the coding sequence ATGGCATTAGAATTAACAGATCAGAACTTTGACGAACTAGTTCTGAAATCAGACAAACCGGTATTAGTGGATTTCTGGGCAGAGTGGTGTGGACCTTGCAGAATGGTAGGACCATTTGTTGAAGAAATCGCAAAGGAATACGAAGGTAAAGCAGTGGTTGGTAAATTAAATGTTGACCATAATCCTAATATTTCTATGCAGTTTGGTATTCGCAATATACCGGCATTATTATTCTTCAAAGGCGGACAAGTGGTAGATAAGCAAGTGGGTGCGGCACCTAAATCTGTATTGGCAGGAAAGCTTGATGCGCAGATGTAA
- a CDS encoding DUF58 domain-containing protein: MAINPQEYQQVTHLELIARQVVEGFITGLHKSPFHGFSVEFAEHRIYNTGEPTRHIDWKLYGRTDKLFTKRYEEETNLRCQLVVDNSASMHFPEFDKRHPEILNKITFSSHCAAAIIQLLKMQRDAAGLSIFSDKVEVSTAARSSSVHHKLLIHKLEEAIASKGSTSTALANALHQIAENIHKRSLVIIFSDMFENNSDAKELFSALQHLRYNKHEVILFHVVDKRLELDFNFENRPYQFIDVESGQEVKVHAAQVREAYLKSMDAFRKELTLKCAQYRIDFVEADVNKGYKQVLMPYLQKEERCFSLPITHSITAINVAAAARTVAAITVGALHVTRLLLSQNSIRSCNTATVIAKTTFDHVTRLHFSQ, encoded by the coding sequence ATGGCAATAAATCCCCAGGAATACCAACAAGTTACTCATCTCGAGTTAATCGCTCGTCAAGTGGTGGAAGGTTTTATTACCGGGCTACATAAAAGTCCATTCCATGGATTTTCGGTGGAATTTGCTGAACACAGGATTTATAATACCGGTGAACCCACACGACATATCGATTGGAAGTTATACGGCCGGACTGACAAACTTTTTACCAAGCGATATGAAGAAGAAACCAATCTGCGTTGTCAGTTAGTGGTGGATAATTCAGCATCAATGCATTTTCCTGAATTTGATAAAAGGCATCCCGAAATCCTTAATAAAATCACCTTTTCATCTCATTGTGCAGCAGCAATTATACAGTTACTAAAAATGCAACGCGATGCTGCCGGATTAAGTATTTTTTCCGACAAAGTCGAAGTAAGTACAGCAGCAAGAAGTAGCAGCGTTCATCATAAATTGCTTATTCATAAACTGGAGGAAGCCATTGCATCCAAAGGCAGTACTTCTACAGCTCTGGCCAATGCCTTGCATCAGATAGCAGAGAATATCCATAAACGTTCACTTGTAATCATTTTTAGCGATATGTTCGAGAATAATTCCGATGCGAAAGAATTGTTCAGTGCATTGCAGCATTTACGTTACAATAAACACGAAGTAATACTTTTTCATGTCGTTGATAAACGACTGGAGTTGGATTTTAATTTTGAGAATCGACCCTATCAGTTTATTGATGTGGAAAGCGGGCAGGAAGTAAAAGTCCATGCCGCACAAGTACGTGAGGCCTATCTTAAGAGTATGGATGCTTTTAGAAAGGAATTGACTCTGAAATGTGCTCAATACCGCATCGATTTTGTCGAGGCTGATGTAAATAAGGGCTACAAGCAAGTGCTGATGCCTTATTTGCAAAAAGAGGAAAGATGTTTTAGTCTTCCTATAACCCATTCTATAACCGCGATAAATGTAGCAGCAGCCGCGAGAACCGTAGCCGCGATAACCGTAGGCGCGTTACATGTAACGCGCCTACTGTTATCGCAAAACAGCATTCGATCATGTAACACGGCTACTGTTATCGCAAAAACAACATTCGATCATGTAACGCGGCTACATTTCTCTCAATAA
- a CDS encoding MFS transporter, with protein sequence MLNLYRQSFSNLQRNIWILAIVMFINRSGSMVLLFTSLYMTNVLHFSIGNAGTVMSLYGIGSVLGSYAGGWLTDRKNYFDIMVLSLIVSGLVLLNLLWVTSIVGLGIVIFLYAFAADMFRPANSKAIAVYSDSSNRTRSVSLVRLAVNLGFTVGPAAGGFIAMYLGYKWLFVIDAVTTFGAAVLLYVYLPRKESPHSSQSSEVLNDSSTSAYRDRRYLLFIFLVALYGTCFFQIFASIPQYFSKICHYNEDVIGLLMALNGLLVVLIEMPLILKLEKSKKIFHFIIVGTFLLPLCFLMLQYGKGWMIWAIFYTVTITLSEIFTMPFMMNYALSRPPKERQGQYSALYSISFGIANIAAPVIGLGIANQYGFDSMFSLLIALSTLTGIGFIGLARREAIGKG encoded by the coding sequence TTGCTGAATCTGTACCGACAGTCGTTTTCGAATTTGCAGCGTAATATCTGGATTCTCGCTATTGTAATGTTCATCAATAGGAGTGGTTCAATGGTATTGCTTTTCACATCGCTGTACATGACCAATGTATTGCACTTTTCAATTGGTAATGCCGGCACAGTAATGAGTCTGTATGGAATAGGAAGTGTGTTAGGTAGCTATGCCGGCGGATGGCTGACCGACAGAAAGAACTATTTTGACATCATGGTATTGTCGCTTATTGTAAGTGGATTGGTTTTACTTAATTTATTATGGGTTACATCAATAGTTGGATTAGGTATCGTTATCTTTTTATATGCATTTGCGGCTGATATGTTCCGGCCGGCCAATTCAAAAGCAATTGCGGTATATAGCGATAGCAGTAATCGAACCAGATCAGTTTCATTGGTCAGATTGGCGGTCAATTTGGGATTTACTGTGGGGCCCGCTGCAGGTGGGTTTATTGCGATGTATCTTGGATATAAATGGTTGTTTGTTATTGATGCCGTCACCACGTTTGGTGCAGCTGTACTGCTTTATGTCTATTTGCCAAGAAAGGAATCTCCACATTCCAGCCAATCCTCCGAAGTGTTAAATGATTCCAGTACATCTGCGTATAGGGATCGCCGTTATTTACTTTTCATTTTCCTTGTGGCCTTATACGGGACGTGTTTCTTCCAGATATTCGCCAGTATTCCCCAGTATTTCAGTAAAATTTGTCATTACAATGAAGATGTTATCGGACTGTTAATGGCTCTTAATGGGCTACTGGTCGTATTAATAGAAATGCCACTGATTTTAAAACTGGAAAAAAGTAAGAAGATATTTCATTTTATCATAGTGGGGACATTCCTTTTACCGCTTTGCTTTTTAATGCTGCAGTATGGAAAAGGATGGATGATATGGGCCATATTTTATACAGTAACCATAACCTTATCAGAGATTTTCACAATGCCATTTATGATGAACTATGCGTTGTCCAGACCTCCAAAGGAACGACAAGGTCAGTATTCTGCATTGTATTCTATTTCATTTGGTATTGCCAATATTGCTGCACCCGTCATCGGGTTGGGAATAGCCAATCAATATGGATTTGATAGCATGTTTTCCCTACTCATCGCA